One genomic window of Citrobacter sp. Marseille-Q6884 includes the following:
- the fliL gene encoding flagellar basal body-associated protein FliL, which produces MKKIVIACVISSVVALGIAGGAGWGIYHFMAKGAKGPVVASAQPTAEPEENQDDTSSVFVSLPETVVTLHDNEGGDRYMVAELVMVADTEKNAEKIKKDEPLYQSITVNELSNMKYEDIRSLKISDIRKKVFDTLKTELAQRKMATPYKDILVKKVVFQ; this is translated from the coding sequence ATGAAGAAAATCGTTATCGCGTGTGTGATCAGCTCCGTTGTGGCTCTGGGTATTGCGGGTGGAGCAGGGTGGGGTATTTATCATTTTATGGCTAAAGGCGCTAAAGGCCCCGTAGTGGCGTCAGCGCAGCCAACTGCGGAGCCAGAAGAGAACCAGGATGATACCAGCAGTGTATTTGTCTCGTTACCGGAAACGGTTGTGACGCTTCATGATAATGAAGGCGGCGATCGTTATATGGTTGCTGAACTGGTGATGGTTGCCGATACAGAGAAAAATGCTGAGAAAATAAAGAAAGATGAACCGCTCTATCAGAGTATTACGGTAAACGAACTGTCGAACATGAAATATGAAGATATTCGTTCGCTTAAAATTTCTGATATCAGAAAGAAAGTTTTTGACACTCTGAAAACTGAATTAGCCCAACGCAAAATGGCGACACCTTATAAGGATATATTGGTGAAAAAAGTCGTGTTTCAATAA